aagtgatctagtcactgatgcccagagcatagttaaattatggagggaacacttctccagcctgctgaatggcagtgaacacaCAACACTAAACATGGAGAAGagcgattccccaatcgatgacgatggagcagacgttccattacccgaccatgaagaagttcgaatagcaattgcccgcctcaagaacaacaaagcggcagaggccgacggactaccggccgagctattcaaacacggcggcgaaagaACTAAtgagggagcatgcatcagcttctttgtaaaatatggtcggacgagagcatgcccaacgattggaatttaagtgtgctactgcccaatccataaaaaggagaccccacaatctgcgccaactaccgtgggattagcctcctcaacatcgcatataaggttctatcgagcgtattgtgtgaaagattaaaagcccaccgtcaacaaactgattggaccttatcagtgtggcttcagacctggaaaatcaacaaccgaccagatattcaccatgcgccaaatcttggaaaagacccgtgaaagaagaatcacaccatctcttcgtcgatttcaaagctgctttcgacagcacgaaaaggagctgcctttagccgcgatgtctgaatttggtatccccgcaaaactaatacggctgtgtaaactgacgttgaacaacacgaaaagctccgtcaggatcgggaaggacctctccgagccgttcgataccaaacgaggtttcagacaaggcgactccctatcgtgcgacttcttcaatctgcttctggagaaaatagttcgagctgcagaactaaacagagaaggtaccatcttctataagagtgtcacagctgctggcgtatgccgacgatattgatatcatcggcctcaacacccgcgccgttagttctgctttctctaggctggacaaggaagcacagaaaatgggtctggcactgaacgagggcaagacgaaatatctcctgtcatcaaacaaacagtcgtcgcactcgcgacttggctctcacgtcactgttgacagtcataactttgaagttgttgataatttcgtctatttaggaaccagcattaacaccactaataatgtcagcctggaaatccaacgcaggattgctcttgccaacaggtgctacttcggactgagtaggcaattgaaaagtaaagtcctctctcgacgaacaaaagctaaactctataagtcgctcataattcccgtcctgctatatggtgcagaggcttgggcgatgacaacaaccgatgagtcgacgttacgagttttcgagagaaaaattctgcgaaagatttatggtccttgcgcattggccacggcgaatatcgcattcgatggaacgatgagctgtacgagatatacgacgacattgacatagttcagcgaattaaaagacagcggctacgctggctaggtcatgttgtccggatggatgaaaacactccagctcagaaagtattcgacgcagtacccgtcgggggaagcagaggaagaggaagacctccactccgttggaaggaccaagtggagaaggacctggcttcgcttggaatatccaattggcgccacgtagcgaaaagaagaaacgactggcgcgctgttgttaactcggctataatcgcgtaagcggtgtctacgccaattaagaagaagaagaatgttcaTATGCCTtaaaaaaaggggtaagtatagtaattttcaactttcgttaaatattgtaaaagattAAAGTGAGATAAGTAAGGTGAgtaattttttagtattaaaattgtattattaaggtaagtatataataacaatataattcaatattttataatttttataattcagtTTTCTACAattcatttattgtttttattttaggtataaatttgtcgcttgacgcaacacgggctaccttgacaggatcagatTCCTTCAATTTCCAGTGGAAGCAAGGCCAGCTTGTGGATAGGACGCTTAATTGTGCCCGCTTTAGTCGCCACGTCTGCGACTCGCCccttgccgtcttgcccttcgaCGGTTGCGACGACGCGCCCTAGTACCCACTGCTGCGGTGGCACGTTGTCCTCGTGGACGAGAACGAGGTCGTTGAGCTGCATGTTGCGTTTTGGTGCAGCCACTTGTTGCTTTCCTGAAGGCCTGTCAGCTAAACTTTGGACCATTGTCGCCAGAACTGTTGCTGCTGTGAGAAGCGCGTTGCCGATTACGCGAACGATATGTTGTTTGGTGGACTTCACCGCGGCTtcccataatccgccgaagtgcggcgcccttGGTGGTATAAAGGTGAAGCTGCACCCTTCGTCTGCTGCGAATCTCTTCAATTTTGGACCCATTGCTAGAAACGCCTCCttcagctcgcgcagcttgcgatcggcgccgacgaaattggtggcgttgtcgctgaatatcTTCGACGGCATTCCTCGGCGTCCATTGAACCTTTTTAgagcaaaaataaatgaattagaagataggcacgaaactaattctaaatgtactgctttggacgtaaagcaaatgaaaactgcaatatatgtttttgcgggtggtcgaccgcgtatttttaGAGTTGCgtatatcggaccacaaaaatctacgccatatataagaaagggccgtagtgctcgaagtctttcgactggcacattcccattatttggttttgcaacttcggcttataatgaaaacaatgtatacagtttcttacggttctactgcaagctcTCGagcattaattagccatatgcgttctcaaAGAATcgcaaccaacgctttagccccagcgtggtgatttcgaatataaatacgttataacgaagtgcgaaattttatttaataaaagcggaaatttggcatcgtatggaagaggtgcatttaataggcgacctcctactcggattaatttgaatgacagcgacatatccgagtactcatgcaaaaacgggttgagtttttgcaagtttgcgggtagggtggtgcctttatgcaatttttgaataacatccgaaaattctgaatgATGGACCACTTGTGCAGTTTTTAGAAAACTCAAATTTAGctcttctgaagtcagatcTTGTCCCATGGAGGATTTAGGTGGTCGCCTGATCCATCGTAATAtgtatgcgaccacacgaagcaattttttatgagaagaaaatttttcaataaggtccaatattgaatttttcacagtagtcgaaattaatgtaaatgtatttttcttcttctctaatgcttcgtcttctggtgagagctggaagtggttactaattggccataatgcagggtcttctaggaggaaccgtggaccgccaaaccatatcgaattattcaattcgtccacgttacaaccccgagacacttgattcacaggattttgttttgttggcacatgtcgccatGGTACTTTGTCAGTCAACTCTTGGATTGCGGACACTCTGTTTGCGACGAAGGTTTGTAGTGAGGATGGATGTATtttaatccaatgtaaaacgatttcagagtctgtccaaaatgtaatattttcgaaatggcGATTCAACATAGGCGCTACTCTTGACCATAATTCcgaaagaagatgtgctgccgagagctcaagacgcggagaagatttggtcttcagcggagccactctagactttgcagtaagcagcatacatttaataccactagcaaattggcttcgtatgtgtatgcagcatccgtacgcccttattgaggcgtcagagaagccatgtatttggcagatggcattcgactcaacgtttacgtaacgaggaatgtttatcgatgagagctgcatgaggttggctttaaagttctgccagctagtgtcaaggcgcaatgaaatcgactcatcccaatctagtttttggatccaaatctcttgcaataagatttttgctttggtaactagtggggccagcaagaggatcaaaaaggcgagcagaaactgacaacatgtttcgtttagtggctcgcagatcattaaaattgttatctaaaacaaatcgaaacaaatcctcttgcGACAACCTATAGATTCCTAACgttttttgtcattgaagcttaatgccttttcagtgcaatcactgtcgaaaaatttagggtggttcgaaaaccacttcgttaaggtgaatcctgtcgagtttaatattttatttacctcacttctcaaaagatctagagactcaaaattttcggaccctgttaataaatcatcaacataaaagtctcttttgatggctaatgaaccgagtggatatttcattgtattggcatcactgagcatttgcaaacaccgtgttgcgagaaaaggagcaggcgcagtgccgtatgttacggtgttaagacgaaaaatttgaatttgcccAGAAGGATGCTCTCTGCACACAATAAaatgacaatttctgtcttcttcatgtataattatttgacggtacattttagtaatgtccgttgttagtgcatacttatgtaaacgaaaacgaagaaAAGTTGAATATaattcttcttggatggttggacctaccatcaaaagttcattcaacgctatttgagttgaagatcgactcgaaacatcaaatacaacacgtaatttggttgttgtgctctcgggccttaaaacgcattgatgcggaatgaagtagtgtggctcactcgggatcttattgttcTTTGGGCTCATACGACCTAATGctttatattcattcataaagtccagatacattttgcgaagttctggatcttttaatgtccttctctACTGGGCcaggagtgaccgagtaacttacggttagctttaaaaggcattctgacttgaagccgtcctgaaggcatacttgagttgtatttacgaaaaaattttcacactcttgttgctctagtgtgaatttaatgccatttgattctgaaggtaattcttctagagcccaaaatttttggactactgaatcGATTGACGTTAAGTTTTCTTCagcttggcataatgtgctatgtaATCTTGGAGGAGAATTTATGTTACTGACGTATTTGCCAGATACAATCAATCCTAAAAGGGTTTTCTAAAGAGTTGGTTGGTTaggaccatttttaatttgaccAGCAGCTAAAAGATCGAAAAATGTTTCAGCACCCGATAGGATATCCACTTTTCTAGATTTGTAGAATTCTGGGTacgccaattcaatattgtgcggaattttccagccaCTAACATtgactacagtggccatataaaggagcgcaagtttggtgttggattcgcggtgggagagagactccgtcgccgagtactatcattcactccggtgaatgaacgtctagccacaatccgcatcaaagcgaggttcttcaacatatcgctgatttgcgcccacgctccgacggaagagaaggacgatgtgaccaaagatgccttctatgagcacttggagcgcgcttatgagagctgcccctgccacgatgtcaaaatcgtgcttggcgactttaacgccagggtgggcaaagaaggtatatttggcactacggtcggtaaattcaacctccacgacgaaacatccccaaatgggtggaggctgattgacttcgccggggcccgaaatatggttatctgtagtactatattccagcataagaagattcatcaagctacctggctgtctccggatcgaaaaactaccaacctaatcgatcatgttgtgatagacggaagacacgtctccagtgttttagatgtgcgtgcgctccgaggtcctaacatcgatccggaccactattttgttgcagccaagattcgcacccgcctctgtgcagcaaaaaacgcacgtcaacaaacacaaggaaggttcgacgtcgagaagctgcaatcacaacagacaaccgaacgattttctactcggtttgcactcctgctttctaagagcattcgtcaacaactcggtataagggaactgtgggacggcatttcaaactcttaACTTACAggtgcaaccgaaaccattggttctCGGAAAGTgcgaaagaacagctggtacgacgaggagtgacgtgtcgcagcggagagaaaacagactgcctacctcgcaacgtgaCGATCGACCAcagcacgtgcgggatgggatagataccgagagttgaagagggaaggtAGGCGCATTTTCacacagaaaaagaaagaggccgaaatgcgtgagtaggaagggcttgataagctggccgacagaggtaatgctcaaaaattctacgaaaaaatgcggcggctttcggaaggtttcaagaccggagcatactcttgtagaacacaatcaagtgatctagtcaccgatgcccagagcatacttaaactatggagggaacacttctccagcctgctgaatggcagtgaacgaacAATgctaggagaaggcgaacccgattccccaatcgatgacgatggagcagacgttccattgcccgaccatgaagaagttcgaatagcaattgcccgcctgaagaacaacaaagcggcaggggccgacggtttgccggccgagctattcaaacggCGAAGAACTAaaagggagcatgcatcagcttctttgtaaaatatggttggacgaaagcatgcccaacgattggaatttaagtgtgttgcGCCccatccacaaaaagggagacccgataatctgtgccaactatcgtgggataagcctcctcaacattgcgtataatgttctatcgagcgtattgtgtgaaagattaaaacccaccgtcaacaaacagattggaccttatcaatgtggcttaagacctggaaaatcaacaaccgaccagatactcaccatgcgccaaatcttggaaaagacccgtgaaaggagaatcgacacacaccacctctccgtcgatttcaaaactgctttcgacagcacgaaaaggagctgcctttatgccgcgatgtctgaatttggtatccccgcaaaactgatacggctgtgtaagctgacgttgagcaacaccgaaagctccgtcagaatcgggaaggacctctccgagccgttcgataccaaacgaggtttcagacaagacgactccctatcgtgctacttcttcaacctacttctggagaaaatagttcgagctgcagaactaaatagagagggtaccatcttctacaagagtgtacagctgctggcgtatgccgatgatattgatattatcggcctcagcacccgcgccgttagttctgctttctccagactggacaaggaagcaaagcaaatgggtctggcactgaacgagggcaagacgaaatatctccggtcatcaaacaaacagtcgtcgcactcgcgacttggctctcacgtcactgttgacagtcataactttgaagttgtagataatttcgtttatttaggaaccagcattaacaccaccgacaatgtcagcctggaaatccaacgcaggattgctcttgctaacaggtgctacctcggactgagtaggcaattgaaaagtaaagtcctctcttgacgaacaaaagctaaactctataagtcgctcataattaacgtcctgctatatggtgcagaggcttgggcgatgacagcaaccaaTGAGTccacgttacgagttttcgagagaaaagttctgcgaaagatttatggtcctttgcgcattggccacggcgaatatcgcattcgatggaacgatgagctgtacgagatatacgacgacattgacatagttcagcgaattaaaaggcagcggctacgctggctaggtcatgttgtccggatggatgaaaacactccagctctaaaagtattcgactcagtacccgccgggggaggcagaggaagaggaagacctccactccgttggaaggaccaattggagaaggacctggcttcgcttggaatatgcaattggcgccacgtagcgaaaagaaaaaacgactggcgcgctgttgttaactcggctataatcacgtaagcggtgtctacgccaattaagaagaagaagaacattgATGTTATGGTCTTGATGATTTGCGGAAATGCATCGCATTacccagaattccgccgaaatctcaaaattatttaaccgcGACTTGACAAATGCGCTTAGTTTTAACCCCACTTTTGTATTGGAAGTGCCAATTCCAATTACGCTTAATGTTTTGTGCTGATGGCGAATCCGCAACTTttgtgccaagtcctccgtcataaagttgaccTGGGAGCCTGAGTCGAGCAAAGCTCTCGCAGGCAGGTAATCTCCACAGCTGGTCCTCACTAAAATTACTACTGTTGCCAACATgacccgatccggcatactgGCTGTATGCACGGCATGTGtggttgatggttgcggatgaggtgcAGCGGGGAAGGACACTGGATACTGGTGCAACAGCGAGTGATGAGATCGGTTGCATATGCGGCAACAATCCGCTCTGCATTTGGAAACGGTATGTCCTttacgcaagcaatttatgcataacGGTACCGCTTTGACGAACTCGAATCGGAAGAGCCTTGAAAGTAGGGCAGGCAGTTAGACGGTGATCCCTCGATTTGCAATGTTGACAAGTAGGCTGCCGTGTATTTGCAGCAACTAACGGCGATTTAGTCCtatccatttgttgttgcttcccaTGGCTCGTACTGCCTGTTAGTATGGGCTTCGTCCTTGAGTGTGACGCTCCTTCCGCTGATAGCTGCTGGTATCTCCTATTTAGGGTGGCTTCACATTCCTTCCACAGTGGCAGTTTGTCATAGTCCAGCGCTTCTTCCCATTTGGATCGGGTGGCAGGGTCAACCTTTGTCATTACTAAATGTATTATAATAGCGTTTGTAATCTGTTTctcatcgcccagcgatagcaatgGGTCATATACCGCTAACACTTCGTCAATCATTGATCGCAATGAAGGCGCGGATGGCTTTGGTatggttggcagctcaaaaagtttagatattgtattgaaaaaaatcaaacatttattatcataaacctttttgagacttgccaacgctttcgggtaattttcattcgacatctgaaacgctttaactgttcccaaagcctccccagatagacaattaaccaaatggttaaatttttcaatatttgagaTATTTGGATCATTATGAACCGAGCTCTCGAACAAACTCACAAAACTTTTGAATTCTGAATATTCTCCcctgaatttcggcaaattaattttagggagccttgagctgtgagaggctacaaaagatgtttcggcaagtgaagttttatttttcgctaAAATTGACTTAATTATGAACTTCGTTTCAACgattatgtcctctaactcctctcgggccatgtcgtcctcatcaatttcttcaatctttgattggcacttcattaatttttcactatgtgaatttaatatatcgagacgacattccaattcTATTGGATCTAAAGACATAGTCTTTTCGAGAAGGTCCGTTTTAATGCGCAAAATACTACATACTTTTCGCAACCGTTCTTTGAGGTCTTAACGATTTTAAGTCCgtcaactccttacttggagacaGGTTTGCGAGatttggctttggcttgctcattttgcgttggttaaattaaatttccgaaagaaAGACTATAACGGTAATATCGggaaacgaaaaaatatatgtcgattcccaaatatacgaaagccaaaccaatagcaataaaagttggcaacaaatatatttggaatcggttacgaaagcgagaaaaaaataatatcgattgCCAAGTATACGAAAGGCAAACCAATAAAtgcgcaaaatgagcaatagcacaGTAAAGTAATTTAACCGGAAAATGTCCGaacgaaaatcgacaaaaattgcgaaaaaagaCCGATAATTGCAAACGCGGTTCGAAAAActtgcgaaaaaatatataataattcaattttgaaataagaatttttcacctttattttaaaataaagggCTACCTCaaaatcccaaaatcccttgattcactttaaatttgtacatttagatataaacatACGTGGGgttcaaatatattaattgtatagtatatagtatataatatatgtatgtatatattgttatatatatatgtatgtcaatataGTGACAcaaaagggagagccaaaaactgaaagtgtgcacTTTGTTGTTTATTCGAATTTTCGTTTGCTTGCACCACTTTCAATAATccgcactcgttacctggtgcgtcggctgtttgccggcgctCACTTCCCTTTTGCACAGAATGCagcggcagctcattcccacgacggCAGCGGCGTTGATGGTAGCAGCGACGAGGGCAGCAGCTACGATGACAGCAGCGGCGTTGTGGCAGCGGCGGGTTGATGGTAGCAGCGACAATGGCAGCAGCGGCGTTGGAAATGTTGAAACGTTACGTACGTTATCTGTTACTCTATTGTGGCACTTCACACGGCACTTTTCACTCAACGGATACTTATGTAGCGGCACTAATGATCTTATCATTAATATGCTCTCGAGCAAAGGCAAGGCGTTTGGCTTTCTTGTTTGGAGTTATGTCGATCACTTTGCGAACTACGTAGGTCGTGATTTCCACGCTCTTCATCTTGCGACGTAAAGTAGCTTCACTAACTTTCTTCCCAATTAGTTCCTCCGAATTTTCTGCAAGGCGAATAGGGCTTATTGTTAACCCTATACATTAACCTTGTTTTTTTCCCTTTGGCCTAAACGAGTTTTCGTCCACCTTTCTTTTTATCTTCTAAGTTCCCACAAGTGtccttttttttactaaattgtaCACAGTTTTCCCcgaaattccataaattttcaaaagatcCGAAGCCGAAGTTCCCattttaaatttggtcacaatctCGGATCgtgtttcaatatttaaatgctTCCTTTTGACCATTTTTGTGGATTAATTTTTGTGCAATCATGTAAAAACTAATGATCTTTAAACGAATAAAATGTGTGTAATAACTTCTGACGTCAATATGCATCAAAcaaatgtattgtttttgagagaaatattccgttattttctttgaatttttgttcGTTTCTTCTACACACTCCATTGCATCCAACAACAACAGATCTGCTTAAtactgaaaacaacaacaacaacaacaacaaatgaagcAGTCTTACCGAAAcgcaaaaaatttagtaatgtGTAATGACATTTGACTATGGCAGTATGTGACCCCGCACATAGAAACCCGGCTAGTGTGTCAAAACAGGATTTTTCACGAGAGGCGATGAAAGATGTGAGGCACGTGTTCTCTCTCTGCCTTTTCCTTCTTGTTCGTTACCATGCTTATACTTGCACTCATTTTCACTCACTCTGAAGCGTTTCCGAGACCAACCAACAAACTCTCGGGTTGCTCCCTGTAGTTCTACGTACATTCTCGTTGAAAACCGATAATCGACATTTTGACACACGATTCGTTcacatatacttatatctacatatatttggaggatgttatatgtacattttttaggaggatggagtcatgtgtagaagttcacgcaagtgaggaaagttctctgatcgccatttacttgggaatggccagaaacgattcttttacatatggctcaagaaactcacgacttccggtctttgaccaagtatgctctgggtGACCTAGGACATCCgcttgaaagcgagctaaagtgagaaggcgaagcaCCCCCTTCACAGGGTTGTGtcctgggtttgggacccgcgaCGTAAAAAGCGCCCCCAATGAATGATTACCAACCGCCTCGGATGAGAGGCCCCCTTTTTGATAACGGttatggcaaacgaaataaggactacgattggAGGGTaagcacctggaatgtccggtctcttatttgggaaggtgtcgctgcccagctggttgatgtcctcgctagagtgaaggctgatatcaccgccgtccaagaaatgcgatggacgatacaaggactgagacgagtaggccTTTGTGGCaattactacagtggccataaaAAGGAGCGCacgtttggtgtgggattcgtggtgggagatgagtactatcattcactcc
The sequence above is drawn from the Bactrocera tryoni isolate S06 unplaced genomic scaffold, CSIRO_BtryS06_freeze2 scaffold_11, whole genome shotgun sequence genome and encodes:
- the LOC120779599 gene encoding uncharacterized protein LOC120779599 — protein: MPSKIFSDNATNFVGADRKLRELKEAFLAMGPKLKRFAADEGCSFTFIPPRAPHFGGLWEAAVKSTKQHIVRVIGNALLTAATVLATMVQSLADRPSGKQQVAAPKRNMQLNDLVLVHEDNVPPQQWVLGRVVATVEGQDGKGRVADVATKAGTIKRPIHKLALLPLEIEGI